A genomic window from Parvularcula sp. LCG005 includes:
- a CDS encoding fructosamine kinase family protein, with protein MDIGQQLGSEIVASQFLGQGTSGAGTVLTRHDLADGRSVVTKEDGTGGLEPEAHMLRYLADKSSLPVPHLWYADDHVIVMDYLPGGEGVSGNSDVEVADAIAALHSIGTDNYGFDRDTLIGPLQQPNEWTSDWWTFFGEQRLSYMANLCVEAGRADIRLVARVEELAARLPELLDAPRPPGLVHGDLWGGNILCSDGRLSGFIDPAICFADPEMDLAYGTLFGTLGPQFFERYADHHPLSADFWAARRDIYNLWPLLVHVRLFGGHYLGEVTAILRRYGAH; from the coding sequence ATGGATATCGGTCAACAGCTCGGCAGCGAAATTGTCGCCTCTCAATTTCTGGGTCAGGGGACGTCAGGGGCAGGAACGGTCCTGACCCGCCACGATCTGGCCGACGGTCGCAGCGTCGTGACCAAGGAAGATGGGACCGGCGGTCTGGAGCCAGAAGCGCACATGCTGCGATATCTGGCTGATAAATCGTCTCTGCCCGTGCCTCACCTCTGGTATGCCGACGATCATGTCATCGTCATGGATTACCTGCCCGGCGGCGAGGGCGTGTCGGGGAACAGCGACGTCGAAGTGGCGGACGCGATCGCCGCACTGCACAGCATCGGCACAGACAATTACGGATTTGACCGCGATACGCTGATCGGTCCCCTGCAGCAGCCAAATGAATGGACATCAGACTGGTGGACGTTTTTCGGCGAGCAACGATTGTCCTACATGGCCAATCTGTGCGTAGAAGCAGGACGAGCGGATATCAGGCTGGTCGCGCGGGTGGAAGAATTGGCGGCGCGACTGCCCGAGCTGCTTGACGCGCCCCGGCCACCGGGGCTCGTACACGGGGATCTATGGGGCGGAAATATTCTGTGTTCTGATGGACGACTGTCGGGTTTTATCGATCCGGCCATCTGCTTTGCCGATCCCGAAATGGATCTTGCCTACGGCACGCTTTTCGGCACATTGGGACCACAGTTTTTTGAGCGCTACGCTGATCATCATCCGCTGTCCGCTGATTTTTGGGCGGCGCGCCGCGATATCTATAATCTCTGGCCGCTGCTGGTCCATGTTCGATTGTTCGGCGGACATTACCTTGGTGAAGTAACGGCCATTCTCAGACGTTATGGTGCGCACTGA
- a CDS encoding heme-binding protein has protein sequence MSSIFTRLGAMFSHVVTPKAAREENESPAYTVVLNDGEFEVRDYPAMLVAEVTCEGERGSAETDGFKKLFAFIEGKQREGGEISMTTPVFHLPHYASITEPALDRRGRTTVRFMMPSHFTRNTLPKPESDDIRIVEIAPARMASHQFTGVADDETVAKKTAALHAWLKGQGLTDAGQVQFAIYDPPFTPPPARRNEILVPLVA, from the coding sequence ATGTCCAGCATATTTACCCGACTAGGCGCCATGTTTTCCCATGTCGTGACGCCCAAGGCCGCCCGTGAGGAGAACGAAAGCCCTGCCTACACCGTCGTTCTGAACGATGGTGAGTTTGAGGTGCGCGATTATCCCGCCATGCTTGTGGCCGAGGTCACCTGCGAGGGCGAGCGCGGAAGCGCCGAGACCGACGGCTTCAAGAAGTTGTTCGCCTTCATTGAGGGCAAACAGCGGGAGGGGGGAGAAATCAGCATGACGACTCCCGTCTTCCATCTGCCGCACTACGCCTCGATCACAGAGCCGGCGCTTGATCGCCGGGGGCGCACGACCGTGCGGTTCATGATGCCCTCGCATTTCACACGCAATACGCTGCCCAAGCCGGAAAGTGACGACATTCGCATTGTCGAAATTGCGCCCGCGCGGATGGCGTCGCATCAATTCACCGGTGTTGCGGACGACGAAACGGTCGCGAAAAAGACAGCCGCCTTGCATGCCTGGCTGAAGGGGCAGGGCCTGACCGACGCCGGTCAGGTGCAGTTCGCGATTTATGATCCGCCGTTCACGCCGCCTCCGGCCCGCCGCAACGAGATTCTCGTGCCCTTGGTCGCTTGA
- the thiC gene encoding phosphomethylpyrimidine synthase ThiC encodes MNKHTPQSEFQTPTVTTGPLPASRKVYVASELYPDVAAPVRYISVHPTANEPDLPVYDPSGPYTEEGFEPDVEKGLERKRTAWVTERGGVEDYEGRDIKPEDNGNATGKYLARQFPTHHRPLRGTGDAPITQLEFARAGIVTKEMEYVAIRENMGRKAALDSARATIDDGESFGAELPEFVTGEFVRDEIARGRAVIPVNINHPEAEPMIIGRNFLVKINANIGNSAVTSSVEEEVDKMVWSTRWGADTVMDLSTGRNIHNTREWIIRNSPVPIGTVPIYQALEKVNGVAEDLTWEVYRDTLIEQCEQGVDYFTVHAGVRLPFIHLTASRVTGIVSRGGSIMAKWCLAHHKESFLYTNFEEICEIMRRYDVTFSLGDGLRPGSTADANDRAQFAELETLGELTKIAWKHGVQVMIEGPGHVAMHKIKANMDKQLKVCGEAPFYTLGPLTTDIAPGYDHITSGIGAAMIGWFGTAMLCYVTPKEHLGLPNRDDVKVGVITYKLAAHAADLAKGHPAARMRDDALSRARFEFRWEDQFNLGLDPETARDFHDETLPKEAHKTAHFCSMCGPKFCSMKITQDVRDYADGLSDNEKADLEAATQEVALANMPDGPDVAEEGMKDMSKLYKKMGSKLYLDQE; translated from the coding sequence ATGAACAAGCATACCCCCCAATCAGAATTCCAGACGCCGACCGTCACCACCGGCCCGCTGCCTGCCAGCCGCAAGGTCTATGTGGCGTCTGAGCTCTATCCCGATGTGGCCGCGCCGGTCCGCTATATCTCCGTCCACCCGACCGCGAATGAGCCTGACCTGCCGGTCTATGACCCGTCCGGTCCCTATACGGAAGAAGGGTTCGAGCCGGATGTGGAGAAGGGGCTTGAGCGCAAGCGCACGGCATGGGTGACCGAACGCGGCGGCGTTGAGGATTACGAAGGCCGCGATATCAAGCCCGAGGATAATGGCAATGCGACGGGCAAATACCTGGCGCGCCAGTTCCCGACCCATCACCGCCCCCTGCGCGGGACCGGCGATGCGCCGATCACCCAGCTTGAGTTTGCGCGCGCCGGCATCGTGACCAAGGAAATGGAATATGTCGCCATCCGCGAGAATATGGGGCGCAAGGCCGCGCTCGACAGCGCGCGGGCGACAATCGACGATGGCGAGAGCTTTGGCGCGGAGCTGCCCGAATTCGTGACCGGCGAGTTTGTGCGGGACGAGATTGCCCGTGGCCGTGCCGTCATCCCCGTCAACATCAACCACCCCGAAGCCGAGCCGATGATCATTGGCCGGAACTTCCTGGTCAAGATCAACGCCAACATCGGCAACTCCGCCGTGACCTCATCCGTGGAGGAGGAAGTGGACAAGATGGTCTGGTCCACCCGCTGGGGTGCCGACACCGTCATGGACCTGTCCACCGGCCGCAACATCCACAACACCCGCGAATGGATCATCCGCAATTCCCCTGTCCCCATCGGCACGGTGCCGATCTATCAGGCGCTGGAAAAAGTGAACGGCGTGGCCGAGGATCTGACATGGGAGGTCTATCGCGACACGCTCATCGAACAGTGTGAGCAGGGGGTGGACTATTTCACCGTCCACGCCGGTGTGCGCCTGCCGTTCATTCACCTGACGGCCAGCCGGGTCACGGGCATCGTTTCCCGTGGCGGGTCGATCATGGCCAAATGGTGTCTCGCCCATCACAAGGAGAGCTTCCTCTATACGAATTTCGAGGAAATCTGCGAAATCATGCGTCGCTATGACGTGACCTTCAGCTTGGGCGATGGCCTGCGCCCCGGCTCCACCGCCGATGCCAATGACCGCGCACAGTTTGCGGAGCTGGAAACGCTGGGTGAGCTGACAAAGATCGCGTGGAAGCACGGCGTACAGGTCATGATCGAGGGGCCGGGCCATGTCGCCATGCACAAGATCAAGGCGAACATGGACAAGCAGCTCAAGGTCTGTGGTGAGGCACCGTTCTATACCCTCGGCCCTCTCACGACGGACATTGCGCCGGGCTATGACCACATCACCTCGGGCATTGGCGCGGCGATGATCGGCTGGTTCGGCACCGCCATGCTCTGCTATGTGACGCCTAAGGAGCATCTGGGCCTGCCCAACCGTGACGATGTGAAGGTCGGGGTCATCACCTACAAGCTGGCCGCCCATGCGGCGGACCTTGCCAAGGGCCACCCCGCCGCGCGGATGCGGGATGATGCGCTCAGCCGCGCGCGGTTCGAATTCCGGTGGGAGGATCAGTTCAACCTCGGCCTCGACCCCGAAACCGCTCGCGACTTCCACGATGAAACCCTGCCGAAGGAGGCGCACAAGACAGCGCATTTCTGCTCCATGTGCGGACCGAAATTCTGTTCCATGAAGATCACCCAGGACGTGCGCGACTATGCCGATGGCCTGTCCGACAATGAAAAGGCGGACCTTGAGGCGGCAACGCAGGAAGTGGCCCTGGCCAATATGCCCGACGGTCCCGATGTCGCCGAGGAGGGGATGAAGGACATGTCCAAGCTGTATAAAAAGATGGGCTCGAAGCTGTATCTGGATCAGGAGTAG